The uncultured Desulfuromonas sp. genome has a segment encoding these proteins:
- a CDS encoding efflux RND transporter periplasmic adaptor subunit produces METQQNTNGSMVRKRVTILLRMTAVFALIGAAYAAYWLMIGRYQVFTDNAYVAGNIAQITPLTNGRVETVEVNDTDFVEAGTVLVRLDKADAELALAKAKADLAETVRRVRTLYHGDEALQAVVAQRRTDLNTARDDLARRSALRGTGAVAEEEITHAADAVASARQALDSARQQLQANRALVDQTTLEEHPQVAQAVALLRERYLAWKRTDIVAPISGYIARRNVQAGQWVTSGAPLMALVPLNQVWVDANFKETQLRQMRIGQPVELVSDLLGKQVVYHGRVAGFSAGTGAVFSLLPAQNATGNWIKVVQRLAVRIALDPQELAANPLQIGLSMAVTVDIHTTDGARLSEGRANTRPTDSAVPNVWRDEADTLAQRIIVANRAPQATP; encoded by the coding sequence ATGGAAACACAACAGAACACGAACGGTTCCATGGTCCGCAAACGGGTCACCATCCTGCTGCGCATGACCGCGGTTTTTGCCCTGATCGGCGCGGCTTACGCCGCCTATTGGCTGATGATCGGCCGCTACCAGGTGTTTACCGACAATGCTTACGTGGCCGGGAATATCGCCCAGATCACCCCGCTGACCAATGGCCGGGTGGAGACGGTGGAGGTGAATGACACCGACTTTGTTGAAGCGGGTACGGTGCTGGTGCGACTCGACAAAGCCGACGCCGAGCTGGCTCTGGCCAAAGCAAAAGCCGACCTGGCCGAGACGGTGCGCCGGGTGCGCACCCTGTATCACGGTGACGAGGCCCTGCAGGCCGTGGTCGCCCAGCGCCGGACCGACCTCAATACGGCACGTGACGACCTGGCCCGCCGCTCCGCGCTGCGCGGCACCGGGGCGGTGGCGGAAGAAGAGATCACCCACGCCGCCGACGCCGTGGCCAGCGCCCGCCAGGCCCTTGATTCGGCGCGGCAACAACTGCAGGCCAATCGTGCGCTGGTGGATCAGACCACCCTTGAGGAGCATCCCCAGGTGGCTCAGGCCGTGGCCCTGTTGCGCGAACGCTACCTGGCCTGGAAACGGACCGACATCGTCGCACCCATCTCCGGCTACATTGCCCGGCGCAATGTGCAGGCCGGACAATGGGTGACCAGCGGCGCGCCCCTCATGGCGTTGGTGCCGCTTAACCAGGTGTGGGTGGACGCCAACTTCAAAGAGACTCAATTACGCCAGATGCGTATCGGACAACCGGTGGAGTTGGTCAGTGATCTGCTCGGCAAGCAGGTGGTTTACCATGGCCGGGTGGCGGGCTTTTCCGCAGGAACCGGGGCGGTGTTCTCTTTGCTCCCGGCCCAGAACGCCACCGGCAACTGGATCAAGGTGGTGCAGCGGCTGGCGGTGCGCATTGCTCTGGATCCCCAGGAACTGGCCGCCAATCCGCTGCAGATCGGCCTGTCCATGGCGGTCACCGTGGATATCCACACCACCGACGGCGCCCGCCTGAGTGAAGGCCGCGCCAATACACGGCCTACGGACAGCGCGGTCCCCAACGTCTGGCGTGATGAAGCTGACACTTTGGCGCAGCGCATCATCGTTGCCAACCGTGCCCCGCAAGCGACGCCCTGA